In Glycine max cultivar Williams 82 chromosome 7, Glycine_max_v4.0, whole genome shotgun sequence, a single window of DNA contains:
- the LOC113002151 gene encoding uncharacterized protein, with protein MANAFATLASMFQLTPHGDLPYIEFRCHRKLAHYCLIEEEQDGNPRYFVIKRYIEDKEYLQKVSNNDKRMLQRLPAGFFLSGNILYKRNHGMVFLRCVDAREAE; from the coding sequence ATGGCCAATGCATTTGCCACtctggcatccatgttccaaTTAACCCCGCACGGGGAtttgccgtacatcgaatttaGATGTCACAGAAAACTTGCACATTACTGCTTGATAGAAGAGGAGCAAGATGGCAATCCTCGGTACTTCGTTATCAAGCGGTACATCGAAGACAAGGAATACCTACAAAAAGTCTCTAATAACGACAAGAGAATGTTGCAGAGGTTGCCAGCTGGCTTTTTCCTTAGTGGAAATATCCTGTACAAGAGGAACCATGGTATGGTTTTCCtccgatgtgtggatgccagggaggctgAGTAG